The Campylobacter ureolyticus ACS-301-V-Sch3b genome has a segment encoding these proteins:
- the thiM gene encoding hydroxyethylthiazole kinase, translating into KNMENEEIKTYLNNLKQKTPLIHCITNYVTVNDVANSLIAIGASPVMADEPSESGEITAISNGLLINLGTLNLNTIKAMQNSIKMANSLNLPVVLDPVGVGASTLRNETAINFLKEYKFSIIKGNISEIKFLNGEKSIAKGVDASLKDLNDDILNRVNLAKELSIKTDAAIVITGKIDVVAFKNEAYLLKNGSSLMGKFSGSGCILGGICAAFLASNTNPLKSAIMGVLAECIAGELVRGKNVLSDMGSMKFKNGLIDEIYLIDDKKIQDLAKIEKVVK; encoded by the coding sequence AAAAAATATGGAAAATGAAGAGATAAAGACTTATTTAAACAATTTAAAACAAAAAACCCCTTTGATTCATTGCATAACAAATTATGTAACAGTAAATGATGTCGCAAATTCACTAATCGCAATTGGTGCAAGTCCTGTTATGGCTGATGAGCCAAGCGAAAGTGGTGAAATAACTGCTATTTCAAATGGACTTTTAATAAATTTAGGAACTTTAAATTTAAATACTATAAAAGCTATGCAAAACTCTATAAAAATGGCAAATTCTCTAAATTTGCCAGTAGTTTTGGATCCTGTTGGGGTTGGAGCAAGCACTCTTAGAAACGAAACTGCCATAAATTTTTTAAAAGAGTATAAATTTAGCATCATAAAAGGAAATATTTCAGAAATTAAGTTTTTAAATGGCGAAAAAAGTATAGCAAAAGGCGTTGATGCTAGCTTAAAAGATTTAAATGATGATATTTTAAATAGAGTAAATTTAGCAAAAGAACTTAGTATAAAAACAGATGCGGCTATTGTCATAACTGGTAAAATAGATGTTGTTGCTTTTAAAAATGAGGCTTATTTATTAAAAAATGGAAGCTCTTTAATGGGTAAATTTTCAGGAAGTGGGTGTATTTTAGGAGGAATTTGCGCAGCCTTTTTAGCCTCAAATACCAATCCTTTAAAATCCGCTATTATGGGAGTTTTAGCTGAATGCATAGCAGGAGAGTTAGTAAGGGGAAAAAATGTTTTAAGCGATATGGGAAGTATGAAATTTAAAAATGGTTTAATTGATGAAATTTATCTTATTGATGATAAAAAAATACAAGATTTAGCAAAAATTGAAAAGGTTGTAAAATGA
- a CDS encoding VacJ family lipoprotein translates to MRILSIFILTLSIGFSNVNSEFENKTNDEIYDPLIGYNRVMTSINSAFYNYIMYPVSYTYDYVMPDPIQGAFSNFFDNLMYPIRLVNNLLQAKFQNSWNETKRFLINTTVGFAGFSDAATMHFDMPKHNEDFGQTLGAWGFSDGFYIVWPILGPSSLRDSFGLVGDYFTNPISYVNDDAKRLYINIGKDVNEESLDPGAKKRAVEGKDDPYIFIRDSYFKKRKFEILE, encoded by the coding sequence ATGAGAATTTTATCTATTTTTATTCTTACTTTAAGCATTGGCTTTTCAAATGTAAATAGTGAGTTTGAAAACAAAACTAATGATGAAATTTATGATCCGCTAATTGGATATAACCGCGTTATGACATCTATAAATTCAGCATTTTATAACTATATCATGTATCCTGTAAGCTACACATACGATTATGTGATGCCAGATCCAATTCAAGGAGCTTTTAGTAATTTTTTTGATAATTTAATGTATCCAATAAGGCTTGTTAATAATCTTTTACAAGCAAAATTTCAAAACTCATGGAATGAAACAAAGCGTTTTTTAATAAATACAACCGTTGGATTTGCTGGTTTTAGTGATGCTGCTACAATGCATTTTGACATGCCTAAACATAATGAAGATTTTGGGCAAACTCTTGGAGCTTGGGGTTTTTCAGATGGATTTTATATAGTTTGGCCAATACTTGGACCATCAAGTTTAAGAGATAGTTTTGGGCTTGTTGGGGATTATTTTACAAATCCTATAAGCTATGTAAATGATGATGCTAAGAGGCTTTATATAAATATAGGAAAAGATGTAAACGAGGAGTCTTTAGATCCTGGAGCTAAAAAACGAGCAGTTGAGGGAAAAGATGATCCATATATTTTTATAAGAGATAGCTATTTTAAAAAAAGAAAATTTGAAATTTTAGAATGA